One genomic window of Azospirillum sp. TSH100 includes the following:
- a CDS encoding Crp/Fnr family transcriptional regulator, whose product MNPCGACPVRSLTVCAALEPEELRRLADILQNVRIDAGHTLFAEGDAADALYNVTSGTVKLYKLLPDGRRQITGFLVTGDFLGLAVNDSYAYTAESVTSASLCRFPRKKIDALLEEFPKMQRRLFSMASNELAAAQDQMLLLGRKTAKEKICSFLLMLSQRAARRGHKENPVFVPMSRADIADYLGLTTETVSRTFTQLKTAGVISLQEGNKVLIADIDAMYDLAEGA is encoded by the coding sequence ATGAATCCCTGCGGGGCCTGTCCCGTGCGCAGCCTGACGGTGTGCGCCGCGCTGGAACCCGAGGAACTGCGCCGCCTTGCCGACATTCTGCAGAATGTGCGCATCGATGCCGGCCACACCCTGTTCGCCGAAGGCGACGCCGCCGACGCGCTCTACAACGTCACCTCCGGCACTGTGAAGCTGTACAAGCTGCTGCCCGATGGGCGCCGCCAGATCACCGGCTTCCTGGTGACGGGCGATTTCCTGGGTCTGGCGGTCAATGACAGCTATGCCTACACCGCCGAGTCGGTGACCAGCGCCTCGCTCTGCCGCTTCCCGCGCAAGAAGATCGACGCGCTGCTGGAGGAATTCCCCAAGATGCAGCGGCGCCTGTTCTCGATGGCGTCGAACGAGCTGGCCGCCGCCCAGGACCAGATGCTTCTGCTCGGCCGCAAGACGGCGAAGGAGAAGATCTGCTCCTTCCTGCTGATGCTGTCGCAGCGCGCCGCCCGCCGCGGCCACAAGGAAAACCCGGTCTTCGTGCCGATGAGCCGGGCCGACATCGCCGACTATCTGGGCCTGACCACCGAAACCGTCAGCCGCACCTTCACCCAGTTGAAGACCGCCGGTGTGATCTCGCTCCAGGAAGGCAACAAGGTCCTGATCGCCGACATCGACGCGATGTACGAT